From one Melioribacteraceae bacterium genomic stretch:
- a CDS encoding cellulase family glycosylhydrolase produces MKKLLYLLVIIILQQSFLSQITPFNKGVNLTGWFQVNSPTEIHFTKYTKQDFENIKSLGADVIRLPINLHSMTLGSPNYELDPLFLKFLDQAIDWAEELELHLILDNHTFDPATSTDPNIGDILIPVWQNMAEHFKNRSNLIYYEILNEPHGIADNTWNTIQQSVITAIREIDSVHTIIVGPAGWNSYNNLKYMPVYEDDNLIYTFHFYDPFLFTHQGASWTDPSLVSLSGMPFPYNAANMPQLPNDLVGTWVEGAFNNYNNDGTIGKVREMLDIAIDFKTERNVPIFCGEFGVYIPNSNNTDRVLWYNVVRNYLELNGIAWTTWDYHGGFGLFKQNGYGLFEHDLNTNLLAALGFNVPPQSEFELKPDSAGFGIYTDYIESKIVSSGYTSGVLNFYNVDSYTGDYCISWSNPSQYNSIGFKFMPIKDFSYLSHNNYFISFWIKGSNPLSKFEIRFLDTKENEEDHPWRMSYTVDHSVVDFDNQWQYVEIPLSSFNETGSWDDAWYNPQGLFNWSAVEIFEIVDEFGMLSNSQLWFDEIKIYDPNSTNVEEENLASEFHLYQNYPNPFNPTTAIKFTIPNVGTSRDLSLQTKLIVYDILGREVATLVNKELHPGNHEVKFNASNLSSGVYFYKLQAADLIKTRKLLLMK; encoded by the coding sequence ATGAAAAAACTACTGTATCTTCTTGTCATTATAATTTTACAGCAATCATTTTTATCTCAAATAACTCCATTCAACAAAGGGGTTAATCTTACCGGGTGGTTTCAAGTTAATAGTCCGACCGAAATTCATTTCACAAAATATACAAAACAAGATTTCGAGAATATTAAAAGTCTCGGTGCGGATGTAATAAGATTGCCGATTAATTTACACAGCATGACACTCGGTTCACCAAATTATGAACTAGATCCGTTATTCCTGAAATTTCTTGATCAAGCAATCGATTGGGCGGAAGAATTAGAATTACATCTAATTTTAGATAATCACACATTCGATCCCGCAACTTCAACCGACCCCAACATTGGTGATATCTTAATCCCGGTCTGGCAGAACATGGCTGAGCACTTTAAGAATAGGTCTAATTTAATTTATTATGAAATACTTAATGAACCGCACGGAATAGCTGATAATACTTGGAATACAATTCAACAATCTGTAATAACCGCAATAAGAGAAATTGATTCTGTTCATACAATAATTGTTGGTCCGGCTGGATGGAACAGTTATAACAATCTCAAATACATGCCTGTTTACGAAGACGATAATTTAATTTATACATTTCATTTTTACGATCCGTTTTTATTTACGCATCAAGGTGCAAGTTGGACCGATCCTTCATTAGTTTCATTAAGCGGAATGCCGTTCCCTTACAATGCTGCAAATATGCCTCAACTTCCTAATGACTTGGTTGGTACTTGGGTTGAAGGTGCATTCAATAACTATAATAACGATGGTACGATTGGCAAAGTTAGGGAGATGTTGGATATTGCGATTGATTTCAAGACTGAAAGAAATGTCCCGATCTTCTGCGGTGAGTTTGGTGTTTACATCCCGAACTCAAATAATACCGATCGAGTACTTTGGTATAATGTTGTAAGAAATTACCTGGAGTTAAACGGTATTGCGTGGACAACTTGGGATTATCATGGTGGATTCGGGTTGTTCAAACAAAATGGTTACGGTCTTTTTGAACATGATTTGAATACAAATTTATTAGCTGCATTGGGATTTAATGTCCCTCCTCAATCCGAATTTGAATTAAAACCCGATTCAGCAGGCTTCGGAATTTATACCGATTACATCGAATCGAAAATTGTTTCATCGGGTTATACAAGTGGAGTATTAAATTTTTATAATGTTGATTCGTACACAGGAGATTATTGTATATCATGGTCAAATCCCTCACAATATAATTCAATCGGTTTTAAGTTTATGCCGATTAAGGATTTTAGTTACTTAAGTCATAATAACTACTTCATTAGCTTTTGGATCAAGGGCAGCAACCCACTTTCAAAATTTGAAATTAGATTCCTTGATACAAAAGAAAACGAGGAAGACCATCCATGGCGAATGAGTTATACAGTTGATCACAGTGTTGTCGATTTTGATAATCAATGGCAGTATGTGGAAATTCCATTATCATCTTTTAATGAGACTGGTTCTTGGGATGATGCCTGGTATAATCCTCAAGGACTTTTTAATTGGAGTGCAGTTGAAATTTTTGAAATCGTGGACGAATTTGGAATGCTATCAAACTCACAATTATGGTTTGATGAAATAAAAATTTACGATCCCAATTCAACAAATGTTGAAGAAGAAAATTTAGCTTCGGAATTTCATTTGTATCAGAATTATCCCAATCCGTTTAATCCAACAACTGCAATTAAGTTTACAATTCCAAACGTAGGGACAAGTCGCGACTTGTCCCTACAGACAAAATTAATTGTATATGATATACTCGGTAGAGAAGTCGCAACTCTTGTAAATAAAGAACTTCATCCGGGTAATCATGAAGTTAAGTTTAATGCAAGTAATCTTTCAAGTGGTGTTTATTTCTATAAACTGCAAGCAGCTGATCTTATAAAGACACGAAAATTACTTTTGATGAAATAA
- a CDS encoding T9SS type A sorting domain-containing protein: MIKVSSIYSVVFCFLFAGTTLLAQGIAPVDTDSDGRLEIATKDNLLYLSQNPSADWSADYEQTADIIFNDTDFQSGGDFYNGGAGFSPIGNSSTGFTGTYDGNGYKISNLYTNRGATDFIGFFGQAGNNAEINNLGIVDAEINGRNFVGGLVGSISNSNISLANSYFSGSINATGSDVGGLIGSLSNGSSIIERCFSTGSVVSTGVNVGGLIGTVSGSNIEIKNSYSTGVVSGSEYCGGIAGALIASTIQNCFSISPVSGSSNIGGFVGYRYSANPGTISNSFFNTDSTVSGVGSGPSTGVEGRSTAEMTDPLIYFFGDWDNTVWYWDSDFNNAYPALAWQNPSGTPLQADVFSGGSGTSEDPYQIASAENLNMVRYALTKYYIQTTDIDLNVSPFNSGAGWEPIGADASRFAGQYDGNGYKISNLFIDRSGSDNVGLFGLLDGATVKNVNLVDVNITGKDFVGAIAGRNFAVIQQCNSTGSVNGANYVGGITGHSMNGSITGSITRCYSLASVSGTAHVGGLIGRLFEGSIDRCYSAGAVAGSSSTGGLVGSRGGGTTSSNYWNTETSGQNASASGTEKTTDDMRGITASNSITDWGWDASIWERIGHNYPTLKVMREVNLDNIGNSDFSTSDFRDIGFKSETGTITVDFEFYASTTPPDAPDGSISVGKYWDVMSLSGNTKIRLYYTADEKSQFTGTPKIFHYTGGQWVELPTEPEVDIDDLGTDFYVETTNYYSSFSPVTVGDGNAPLPVELTYFEGYNTEDGVVLKWETATEVNNYGFQVQRIKDKGQSEWEDVGFVQGYGTTNSPKHYEFTDSELPNAESVDYRLKQIDNDGTFAYSKTITVDITTITTVENEEIPNVYSLEQNYPNPFNPTTTIKFGLPENGLVDLRVYNILGEEIARLINKELRAGYHEVSFGSNNLSSGMYIYRISVGDKFNSVKKMLIIK; encoded by the coding sequence ATGATAAAAGTTTCAAGCATATACTCAGTAGTATTTTGTTTTCTTTTTGCCGGTACAACTTTACTTGCTCAAGGTATTGCACCGGTTGATACAGACAGCGACGGCAGACTTGAAATTGCAACAAAAGATAATCTGCTTTACCTCTCTCAAAATCCTTCCGCGGATTGGAGTGCAGATTATGAACAAACTGCGGATATAATTTTTAATGACACAGATTTCCAATCCGGTGGTGATTTTTACAATGGCGGTGCTGGATTCTCACCAATAGGTAATTCTTCTACCGGTTTTACAGGTACATACGATGGAAATGGATACAAGATAAGTAATCTATATACCAATAGAGGAGCGACTGATTTTATTGGATTTTTCGGTCAAGCTGGTAATAATGCTGAGATAAATAACCTTGGCATTGTGGATGCGGAAATAAATGGTAGAAACTTTGTAGGTGGATTAGTTGGTTCGATTTCTAATTCAAATATTTCTTTAGCAAACTCCTACTTCTCCGGTTCCATAAATGCAACCGGCAGTGATGTTGGCGGTTTGATCGGATCATTAAGTAATGGATCATCGATCATTGAAAGATGTTTTTCAACAGGTTCGGTTGTAAGCACAGGTGTTAATGTGGGCGGGCTTATTGGTACTGTATCGGGAAGCAATATAGAAATAAAGAACAGTTATTCAACAGGTGTCGTTAGTGGTTCTGAGTATTGTGGCGGCATTGCAGGAGCACTGATAGCATCCACAATTCAGAACTGTTTTTCCATAAGTCCTGTAAGCGGCAGTAGCAATATAGGCGGGTTTGTTGGATATAGATATTCAGCGAATCCAGGTACAATTTCAAATTCGTTCTTTAATACAGATTCGACCGTATCCGGCGTCGGTAGCGGTCCATCAACCGGTGTTGAGGGAAGATCAACTGCCGAAATGACCGATCCGTTAATTTATTTTTTTGGCGACTGGGATAATACTGTGTGGTATTGGGATAGTGATTTTAATAATGCTTATCCGGCTTTAGCTTGGCAAAATCCGTCCGGGACTCCTTTACAAGCAGATGTATTTTCAGGTGGTTCAGGTACATCTGAGGATCCATATCAAATTGCTTCAGCCGAGAACTTAAATATGGTTCGTTATGCATTAACTAAATATTATATACAAACAACTGATATTGATTTGAATGTCTCCCCATTTAATAGTGGAGCGGGATGGGAGCCAATAGGTGCAGATGCAAGTAGATTTGCGGGGCAATATGATGGAAATGGTTACAAAATTTCTAATCTATTTATAGACCGTTCCGGCAGTGATAATGTGGGTTTATTCGGACTACTTGATGGAGCAACCGTAAAGAATGTAAATCTTGTGGATGTCAATATAACCGGCAAAGACTTTGTTGGAGCAATTGCAGGTCGAAATTTTGCGGTTATTCAACAATGTAATTCAACCGGAAGTGTAAATGGAGCAAATTATGTAGGCGGTATTACGGGTCATAGTATGAATGGTTCAATTACCGGCTCAATCACAAGGTGCTATTCTCTCGCTAGTGTATCGGGAACAGCTCATGTTGGTGGTCTTATCGGACGATTATTTGAAGGTTCTATAGATCGATGTTATTCGGCAGGGGCTGTTGCGGGTTCAAGTAGTACAGGCGGACTAGTAGGTTCGCGCGGAGGTGGAACCACTTCATCGAATTATTGGAATACTGAAACAAGCGGACAAAACGCTTCGGCTTCTGGAACAGAAAAAACTACTGATGATATGAGAGGCATAACCGCTTCAAACAGCATAACAGATTGGGGTTGGGATGCTTCAATTTGGGAAAGGATAGGGCATAATTATCCGACTCTTAAAGTTATGCGTGAAGTTAATTTGGATAATATCGGCAACTCGGATTTTTCAACTTCAGATTTCAGAGATATTGGTTTTAAATCCGAGACCGGAACAATAACAGTTGATTTTGAATTCTACGCTTCAACAACGCCGCCGGACGCGCCGGATGGAAGCATATCAGTCGGTAAATATTGGGATGTAATGAGCTTAAGCGGCAACACTAAAATAAGACTCTATTATACTGCCGATGAAAAATCACAGTTTACCGGTACGCCAAAAATCTTTCATTACACCGGGGGACAGTGGGTAGAACTGCCTACCGAACCGGAAGTTGATATCGATGATCTAGGCACAGATTTTTATGTAGAAACAACAAATTACTATTCATCATTTTCACCGGTGACTGTTGGAGACGGCAATGCCCCTCTTCCTGTAGAGCTAACTTACTTTGAAGGGTACAATACTGAAGATGGAGTTGTGCTGAAATGGGAAACGGCGACGGAGGTAAACAATTATGGGTTTCAAGTTCAAAGGATAAAGGATAAAGGACAAAGTGAGTGGGAAGATGTAGGTTTTGTGCAAGGTTACGGGACAACTAACTCACCAAAGCATTACGAATTTACGGATTCCGAATTACCGAATGCTGAATCTGTTGACTACAGACTTAAACAAATAGACAATGACGGCACGTTTGCTTATTCAAAAACAATTACCGTAGATATCACAACAATTACAACTGTTGAAAATGAAGAAATTCCAAATGTTTATTCACTTGAGCAAAATTATCCTAATCCGTTTAATCCAACAACAACCATTAAGTTTGGTTTACCGGAAAACGGTTTAGTTGATCTTCGTGTTTACAACATCTTGGGAGAAGAAATAGCAAGATTAATAAACAAAGAATTGCGAGCTGGATACCACGAAGTAAGTTTTGGCAGCAATAATCTCTCAAGCGGAATGTATATTTATAGAATATCTGTTGGTGATAAATTTAATTCTGTTAAGAAGATGTTGATTATAAAGTGA
- a CDS encoding T9SS type A sorting domain-containing protein, translating into MYKKLTPILMLFLLLITNQAQTTIYSTFGPENSWDVDSEGADASGSVHISYYFSVEDPGYTNITIEAAVYYSLDGSCSIEVYSDDGSNRPTGSPLASGTMTVTTSDEIQSTNFSSLNLTPGTYHIVFSDGVTIRLNDQGYTGGSISNDGSFWINSPSAPQAAFRITAESALPVELIYFEGTATEDGVLLKWETATEVNNYGFDVERRSSSLTEWEQVRFVQGHGTTNSPKQYSFTDPLNLDLNLTRLDYRLKQIDNDGTYAYSKTITVDLTTITSVEDEVIYEFALEQNYPNPFNPSTTIKFTVPNVGDEYIRPLHTKLIVYDILGREVGTLVNQKLQPGNHEVQFDGSNLSTGMYIYRINIDRKFNSVKKMLMVK; encoded by the coding sequence ATGTACAAGAAACTAACTCCTATTTTAATGTTATTTTTATTACTTATTACAAATCAAGCACAAACCACTATTTACTCCACTTTTGGACCGGAGAATTCCTGGGATGTTGACTCTGAAGGAGCAGATGCTTCTGGCTCTGTTCACATATCCTACTACTTTTCAGTTGAAGATCCGGGTTATACTAATATTACAATTGAAGCTGCTGTCTATTATTCATTGGACGGAAGTTGTAGCATAGAAGTATATAGCGACGATGGATCAAATCGTCCCACTGGATCTCCTTTGGCAAGTGGTACCATGACAGTAACAACATCAGATGAAATTCAATCGACTAATTTTTCTAGTCTAAATCTAACTCCGGGTACTTATCATATTGTCTTCTCCGATGGAGTTACTATTAGACTCAACGATCAAGGCTATACCGGTGGATCAATCTCAAATGATGGGAGTTTTTGGATTAATTCTCCAAGTGCACCACAAGCTGCTTTTCGTATAACGGCTGAATCGGCTTTACCTGTTGAGCTCATCTACTTTGAAGGAACAGCAACTGAAGACGGCGTTCTCCTTAAATGGGAAACTGCAACAGAAGTAAACAATTACGGCTTTGATGTAGAGCGCCGATCCTCGTCGCTTACGGAGTGGGAACAAGTTCGATTCGTACAAGGACACGGCACAACCAATTCTCCAAAACAATATTCATTTACCGATCCTCTTAATCTTGATCTTAATCTTACTCGCCTTGATTACCGACTCAAACAAATCGATAATGACGGCACATACGCATATTCAAAAACAATAACTGTTGATTTGACAACTATAACTTCTGTTGAGGATGAAGTGATTTATGAATTTGCGTTGGAACAGAATTATCCTAACCCCTTCAACCCAAGTACAACAATAAAATTTACAGTCCCAAATGTAGGGGACGAATATATTCGTCCCCTACACACAAAGTTAATTGTATACGATATCCTTGGAAGAGAAGTTGGAACTCTTGTTAATCAAAAACTTCAACCCGGTAATCATGAAGTACAATTTGATGGAAGCAATCTATCAACCGGAATGTATATTTATAGGATTAATATTGATAGAAAGTTTAACTCTGTGAAGAAGATGTTGATGGTTAAGTGA
- a CDS encoding UbiA family prenyltransferase produces the protein MKKIFGLFRLIRFELPFSAGVCVVMGQLLALNEFATLYGILLGFFSVFFISASILVSNDYFDVETDRINSPDRPIPSNLVTQSEALLFSIFLVLLGLTLSYLINLTTFIFAIILIAIGLLYNRKFKKYGIFGNLLVSFSVGMTFIYGGLSVGLPYEIAVLFFGVIAALIDLGEEIAADAMDIKGDLLIDSNSIAIKYGRTTALTISSMIFSFVIILTIVPFVLNWFTLEYIIPIAIMDFAIGYSTIRLLKSKNEEGRKYIRWIYLGATAGLIVFIIFRVIGL, from the coding sequence ATGAAGAAAATCTTTGGTTTGTTCCGCTTAATTCGTTTCGAACTTCCCTTCTCCGCGGGTGTTTGTGTTGTGATGGGTCAATTGCTTGCTTTGAATGAATTTGCTACTCTTTATGGAATTCTTCTCGGTTTCTTCTCTGTATTTTTTATTTCGGCTTCAATACTCGTTTCAAATGATTACTTTGATGTTGAAACCGACAGAATTAATTCACCTGATCGACCAATTCCTTCGAACCTTGTAACTCAATCTGAAGCGTTATTGTTTTCGATCTTCCTAGTCTTACTTGGACTTACACTAAGTTATTTAATCAATCTTACCACCTTTATCTTTGCAATTATTTTAATAGCTATAGGATTACTTTACAATCGTAAGTTTAAGAAGTATGGAATATTCGGGAATTTGTTAGTGAGTTTTTCAGTTGGGATGACATTTATTTACGGCGGGCTTTCTGTCGGATTGCCTTATGAAATCGCCGTATTATTTTTTGGAGTTATAGCTGCGTTGATTGATTTAGGTGAAGAAATCGCAGCCGATGCAATGGATATAAAAGGTGACTTACTAATTGATTCAAATTCCATTGCCATTAAATACGGTAGAACGACAGCGTTAACGATAAGTTCGATGATTTTTTCATTTGTGATTATTCTTACAATTGTACCTTTCGTTTTAAATTGGTTTACATTAGAGTACATTATACCAATCGCGATAATGGATTTTGCGATTGGCTATTCTACTATAAGATTGTTGAAATCCAAAAATGAAGAAGGGAGAAAATATATTCGTTGGATTTATTTGGGTGCCACCGCGGGACTTATAGTTTTTATAATATTTAGAGTGATTGGTTTATAA